A genomic stretch from Desulfotignum balticum DSM 7044 includes:
- a CDS encoding CoA-transferase subunit beta, whose amino-acid sequence MEYTLKELMTICAAREINNGDIVFCGTGISMLAAMAAKNINAPESVIFFETGAIDSELAHIPLAVADPRIMYHTSANGGLMDAFCTMQNPYVGQRVVGILGAAQIDIYGNLNSTVIGDYDAPDVRFSGSGGACDVASFVSRSIIFMKMEKRKFKKKLDYLTSPGYLDGPDGRKNAGLPPGGPDKVITDMGVMGFDPDTRQMILLGCFPGITPEQILDHMEFEIRTDRAVEIDVPTQTELTLLREKCDPHGLIL is encoded by the coding sequence ATGGAGTATACATTAAAAGAGCTGATGACCATCTGTGCGGCCCGGGAGATCAACAACGGCGATATCGTGTTCTGCGGTACGGGCATCTCCATGCTGGCGGCCATGGCTGCCAAGAACATCAACGCCCCGGAAAGCGTGATTTTTTTTGAAACCGGGGCCATTGATTCCGAGCTGGCCCATATTCCCCTGGCCGTGGCCGATCCCCGGATCATGTATCATACCTCGGCCAACGGCGGGCTGATGGATGCATTCTGCACCATGCAGAATCCTTATGTGGGCCAGCGGGTGGTGGGCATTCTGGGTGCAGCCCAGATCGATATCTACGGCAACCTCAACTCCACGGTGATCGGAGATTATGACGCCCCGGATGTGCGGTTTTCCGGCTCCGGCGGGGCCTGTGACGTGGCCTCGTTTGTCTCCCGCAGCATTATTTTCATGAAAATGGAGAAGCGGAAATTCAAGAAAAAACTGGATTATCTCACCAGCCCCGGGTATCTGGACGGGCCGGACGGCCGCAAAAACGCGGGCCTGCCTCCGGGGGGGCCGGACAAGGTGATCACGGACATGGGGGTGATGGGATTTGATCCGGACACCCGGCAGATGATCCTGCTGGGATGCTTTCCCGGGATCACTCCGGAACAGATTCTGGATCACATGGAGTTTGAGATCCGCACGGACCGGGCCGTGGAAATTGATGTGCCGACACAGACCGAACTGACCCTGTTGCGGGAAAAATGCGATCCCCATGGGTTGATTCTCTGA